A window of Komagataella phaffii GS115 chromosome 1, complete sequence contains these coding sequences:
- a CDS encoding Ceramide synthase component, involved in synthesis of ceramide → MSKEEKTRRRRASSIGNINLGDNAVPSLTTRKSNAQQRKSSSARINLINKKGSSDWGLVKKIGLSLVELSSRHTWLPFLVSLVAIHGSYLLSNNHTPSNPLHKFVDLSYKIEGTNPPMYGKGWKDFCFVFYFMIFFSFYREFLMQALLKPLASKLGITRESKVRRFMEQSYSMCYYGFSGPLGLYIMAGMPLWYFNTTEFYITYPHKSHEYLFKYYYLGQAAFWSQQAVVLMLQLEKPRKDFKELVIHHIITIALIYCSYRFHFTWMGLAVYITMDISDFFLALSKTLNYVDSAYTGPAFMFFVGVWFYLRHWLNVKILWSVLTEFRTVGPFELNWITQQYKCWISQPIVFSLIFALQLVNLYWFVLILRILYRHIFLDVTKDERSDDESEEEAQVEPSKKEE, encoded by the coding sequence ATGTCTAAAGAGGAAAAGACAAGACGTCGAAGAGCGTCATCCATTGGAAACATAAACCTAGGTGACAATGCAGTTCCTTCTTTGACTACCCGAAAGTCGAATGCTCAGCAGAGAAAGTCTAGCTCCGCCCGTATTAATTTAATCAACAAGAAGGGAAGTTCCGATTGGGGTTTAGTTAAAAAAATTGGACTTTCCTTGGTCGAACTGAGCTCGCGTCACACATGGTTGCcatttttggtttctttggttgCCATACATGGCTCGTATCTGTTATCTAATAACCACACTCCATCCAATCCATTGCACAAGTTCGTTGATCTTTCATATAAAATCGAAGGAACTAACCCTCCCATGTATGGCAAAGGATGGAAAGACTTCTGCTTTGTGTTTTACTTCatgattttcttcagtttctaCCGTGAATTTTTGATGCAAGCGTTACTGAAACCTTTGGCCAGTAAGTTGGGTATCACAAGAGAGTCTAAAGTCAGAAGATTCATGGAACAGTCTTATTCAATGTGCTACTATGGATTTTCTGGGCCCTTGGGTCTATATATCATGGCAGGTATGCCCTTGTGGTACTTCAACACGACAGAATTCTATATTACTTACCCTCACAAAAGTCATGAATATCTGTTCAAGTACTATTATTTGGGTCAAGCCGCTTTCTGGTCTCAACAAGCTGTTGTCTTGATGCTACAATTGGAAAAGCCGagaaaagatttcaagGAGCTGGTTATTCACCACATTATCACCATTGCACTGATTTACTGTAGTTACAGATTTCATTTCACTTGGATGGGGCTTGCAGTCTACATTACCATGGACATCTCTGACTTCTTCCTGGCTCTTTCCAAGACCCTGAACTATGTTGATTCAGCTTACACTGGTCCCGCGTTCATGTTCTTTGTGGGTGTCTGGTTCTACTTGCGCCATTGGCTCAATGTCAAGATCCTTTGGTCTGTATTGACTGAATTCCGTACCGTAGGTCCATTTGAATTGAACTGGATCACACAGCAATACAAATGTTGGATTTCACAACCAATTGTattttcattgatttttGCCTTGCAGCTGGTGAATCTGTACTGGTTTGTGTTAATTCTCCGGATTTTGTACCGTCACATCTTTTTAGATGTTACCAAAGACGAAAGATCCGACGATGAAAGCGAAGAAGAAGCCCAAGTAGAACCctccaagaaggaagaatAG
- a CDS encoding 2-methylbutyraldehyde reductase, may be involved in isoleucine catabolism, whose product MAVPSNSTKTFKLNNGLSIPAVGLGTWQSTDEEAYNAVIAALKAGYRHIDTAYCYGNEEPIGKAIKDSGVARKDIFITTKLWGTDHTRTEEGLDRSLKLLGLDYVDLFLMHWPVPMNPNGNHDKFPTLPDGKRDILFDWNFVDTYREMQKLVASGKTKAIGVSNFSITNLKKLLADPEITIKPVVNQVEIHGYLPQQRLLEYAKENDIVLEAYSPLGSTGAPLLKDELVQDLAKKNGISESTLLISWAVWRGIVVLPKSVTPSRIADNLKIIELCEEDGKKLNELASIRGEKRLVSPPWDPIVVFNDED is encoded by the coding sequence ATGGCAGTTCCATCCAATTCTACTAAAACTTTCAAGCTGAACAACGGCCTGTCCATTCCAGCAGTCGGTCTCGGAACATGGCAATCCACCGATGAAGAGGCTTACAATGCCGTTATTGCTGCATTGAAAGCTGGATACAGACACATCGACACAGCTTACTGTTACGGAAATGAAGAGCCAATTGGCAAAGCTATTAAGGACTCTGGAGTTGCAAGAAAGGACATTTTTATTACTACCAAACTTTGGGGAACTGACCACACCAGAACTGAGGAAGGTTTGGATAGGTCTCTGAAATTGTTGGGTTTGGACTATGTTGATCTGTTCTTGATGCATTGGCCAGTTCCAATGAACCCTAATGGAAACCACGACAAATTTCCTACATTACCAGACGGTAAACGTGACATTCTGTTTGACTGGAACTTCGTTGATACATACAGAGAGATGCAAAAATTAGTTGCCTCTGGAAAGACCAAGGCAATCGGTGTGTCCAATTTTTCTATCACtaacttgaagaaattgcttGCAGACCCAGAAATCACCATCAAGCCAGTTGTCAACCAAGTTGAAATTCACGGGTATCTGCCGCAGCAGAGACTTTTGGAGTATGCGAAGGAAAATGATATTGTTTTGGAGGCATATTCACCGTTGGGATCCACTGGTGCCCCATTGCTGAAAGATGAGCTGGTGCAGGACCTAGCCAAGAAGAATGGTATTTCTGAATCTACTCTCTTAATTTCCTGGGCAGTGTGGAGAGGTATCGTCGTTTTACCAAAATCTGTAACGCCTTCCAGAATTGCTGATAATCTTAAGATCATTGAGTTGTGTGAGGAGGATGGAAAAAAACTTAATGAATTGGCCTCGATTAGAGGAGAAAAACGATTAGTTAGCCCTCCTTGGGATCCTATTGTCGTCTTCAACGATGAAGACTAA
- a CDS encoding Ubiquitin-protein ligase (E3) that interacts with Rpt4p and Rpt6p, which yields MSSDKEKLKHLKASKSPKWLDSKREDSSPNPRRSSDLAIPGSSINHTLPDNTDNSEASRNNGTKVKNSSDFGFISNLRRAFEGTQERQANGNGSDDIDVVEDQGRTVLQSGSSVNDSSHENDQNSSLLDDDIVTRNEDYGDEEDEDIGESRQDFRSMNQLRSMFPGSLVDILSRGPHVKINTLIDGLSERGDPYILLETLNELNETLLIMDLMMGRGFSVIKLCRSIVSIINDPLLQEQLELQLVACRCLYNLVELNPEFVHEVVYADAVLCLKLKLMDISYIDLAEQALQTMEIISRYQGRALLEDNCLEAVLQFLDFFTIHAQRKALSITANAFQSLSSRDIPIVESVFPTVQRIATEYTDPQCCESAWLTIARAVPKLINDPMLLERLIPVSLIQKLCALLPTCLGKSTSNSILSFRTCLKLINSLTLIASASPKISLNLIEECKIDKTFRTLLNNYLVSSNHKTQQTKAEDKLISDPSAPSTLDKSTIDSDAISIEALMAAPKELVTTLLKLLATLLPYLYVDPKSKNSHDVFANIGTYYVLSQTEAQQDINEKKIELYNASNGSVQLFIFHCFPVIINIYSSTVDYDIRRLVIITVLRMINICNSSALHQIATRSRVTNLLASIVIQSKDFISKSFSKSQTEETTDHSNNQIRPYALLHGALLILFHLTAKSSDAFLLKLEREGLYHDIGQLLDTLKHCYSAKGFNLSSENVDSKNFDESGGNSYMVGSQMSLDENNDFENAGDYQSQNFEQDESECQSENGDGDGDGDEDEDEDEGEGDGQQISDGGDDSEDMADDNDFSYSSRRLLGNVDYALSNNGTSSFTYRETLKALISLCTTIIEDYSYSKGDRTSQKSPHLLLLENVLARISNARLASKFSFAQWTEVWSDLRTALGENDESNISSYELTASTLVDSLLNLFSSSVGTQGTVCQYSFIKVFCSRYSSSPEDVPLVLLVNKLQEGVSRSESFEIVTSGVSTVGGFGGNLTGDIMSSKASSMAKQLKMMLISTDKRIPKSHRQIVLNIHAIATFRSIETFLKARMATFNRLRGNNSGFSALQDLTSDEDASNSSEEDNDSDYQLQFKINGEVIPKDATVYGAIYRSLQRSPDDSIDSKKIWSGLPHKVTYWKEKQSTESLPKSDFQISTNDTDEDGLYLLQDNFTYKILLLLKVLFELNQNAQTPAVSEALFLNFKVTAKLNRQLEEPLVVASGTLPMWCVHFTREFPFLFPLSTRSFFLKSVSFGYSRLIQHWQNRSNEENSRSDSDNGLQLGRPSRHKVRLSRKKLLQSSIKVLETYGDVPSILEIEYFGEEGTGLGPTLEFYANVSKEFTKNKLGMWRTSDKEAIYVSSKTGLFPRPIALDVNEIHKPLHLFKVLGIFVARSLLDSRIIDFEFNPFFFHTAKNMVLGVQEKLNRRVLLDRLDEIDPVLSKSLRYLLKFVEQYPNVPPDLRDSITVEDSPLSNLSLNYVLPGYPDIELTEDGADTEITHENLEDYIDEVLDYTLQYGIEQQVRSFIDGFSTVFPYSSLLIFSASELVKLFGNSSEDWSYDTVMASVHADHGYSIESAAVQNLIQLMSEFTKDEQRMFLQFLTGSPRLPIGGFKELKPQLTVVRKTTEDGLLPDNYLPSVMTCANYLKLPNYTNKEIMRQRIMQAIKEGAGAFLLS from the coding sequence ATGAGTtctgataaagaaaagttAAAACATCTAAAGGCCAGTAAATCACCCAAATGGCTTGACTCAAAGAGGGAAGACTCTTCACCCAACCCCCGAAGGTCTTCCGACCTTGCAATTCCTGGGTCTTCTATCAATCACACTCTTCCTGATAACACAGATAATTCTGAAGCGTCCCGCAATAATGGAACGAAGGTGAAAAATTCAAGTGATTTTGGATTCATAAGCAATTTGAGGCGTGCTTTTGAAGGCACTCAAGAGAGACAAGCCAATGGAAATGGCTCAGATGATATCGATGTCGTTGAAGATCAAGGGAGAACGGTATTACAATCGGGCAGCTCTGTTAACGATTCTAGCCATGAAAACGATCAAAATTCTTCTCTTCtggatgatgatattgTAACGAGGAATGAGGATTATGGCgatgaggaagatgaagatataGGGGAAAGTCGGCAAGACTTTAGATCAATGAATCAATTGCGGTCCATGTTTCCAGGTTCCCTGGTTGATATCCTTTCAAGAGGTCCACATGTCAAGATTAATACATTAATTGATGGATTATCTGAGCGTGGTGATCCTTATATTTTACTCGAGACTTTAAATGAGTTAAATGAAACTCTCCTTATCATGGATCTTATGATGGGAAGAGGGTTTTCCGTGATAAAGTTATGCCGTTCCATAGTATCCATAATCAATGACCCTCTACTTCAAGAGCAATTGGAACTACAGCTGGTGGCTTGTCGTTGTTTATACAATTTAGTGGAACTGAATCCGGAATTCGTACACGAAGTGGTATACGCCGACGCTGTTCTTTGCTTGAAGTTGAAACTGATGGATATCAGCTACATTGATCTTGCTGAGCAAGCTTTACAAACAATGGAAATTATCAGTCGATATCAGGGAAGGGCACTACTTGAAGATAACTGTCTGGAGGCTGTCCTACAGTTTCTAGATTTTTTCACTATCCACGCGCAGAGAAAAGCACTGAGCATCACCGCAAACGCGTTCCAGTCATTGTCATCTAGAGACATACCTATCGTTGAATCTGTTTTTCCCACTGTTCAAAGGATAGCGACTGAATATACTGACCCTCAATGCTGCGAGAGCGCTTGGTTAACAATTGCACGTGCTGTTCCAAAGCTAATCAACGATCCCATGTTGTTAGAGCGCCTTATTCCCGTGTCATTAATTCAGAAGCTCTGTGCCCTGCTTCCAACCTGTCTAGGAAAAAGCACTTCCAACAGTATATTGTCATTCAGAACTTGCTTaaagttgatcaattctCTCACACTAATTGCATCTGCATCTCCTAAAATTTCTCTCAATCTGATAGAGGAATGCAAAATTGATAAAACATTCAGAACTTTACTCAACAATTACCTTGTCTCCTCCAATCATAAAACACAGCAAACTAAAGCCGAGGACAAACTTATTTCAGATCCTTCAGCTCCGTCAACCCTAGACAAGTCCACAATTGACAGCGATGCTATTTCAATTGAAGCTCTGATGGCTGCTCCTAAAGAGCTGGTTACAACTTTACTGAAATTGTTAGCCACACTTTTGCCATACTTATACGTAGATCCCAAATCGAAAAACTCACATGACGTTTTCGCAAACATTGGAACTTACTACGTTTTGTCACAAACTGAGGCACAACAAGATATTaatgaaaagaagattgaatTATACAATGCAAGCAATGGTTCTGTCCAATTGTTTATTTTCCACTGTTTTCCTGTCATTATAAATATATACTCCTCCACCGTCGACTACGATATTAGAAGGTTGGTAATTATCACAGTGTTGCGAATGATCAATATTTGTAACAGTTCTGCCTTACATCAAATTGCAACCCGGTCTCGAGTTACCAACTTACTGGCTTCGATTGTCATCCAATCAAAAGACTTTATTAGCAAGAGTTTCTCTAAAAGTCAAACAGAGGAGACAACAGATCACTCCAATAATCAAATAAGACCGTACGCCCTTCTTCATGGAGCGCTATTAATCTTGTTCCATTTGACAGCCAAGTCGTCGGATGCATTTTTGTTAAAACTGGAGCGAGAGGGTCTTTATCATGATATTGGTCAGTTGTTAGATACTCTGAAGCATTGCTATTCTGCGAAAGGCTTTAATTTGTCCTCAGAGAATGTTGATTCtaaaaactttgatgaaTCTGGAGGCAATTCGTATATGGTGGGGTCACAAATGAGCCTTGATGAGAATAACGATTTTGAGAATGCCGGTGATTATCAATCGCAAAATTTTGAACAGGATGAAAGTGAATGTCAAAGTGAAAATGGAGATGGAGATGGAGATGgagatgaagatgaagatgaagatgagggTGAGGGTGATGGACAACAAATATCTGATGGTGGAGACGACAGTGAAGACATGGCTGATGACAATGATTTTAGCTACAGCTCGAGGAGGCTATTGGGAAATGTTGATTATGCCTTATCCAATAATGgtacttcttctttcacATACAGGGAGACACTAAAAGCTCTTATAAGTCTCTGTACCACGATTATAGAGGATTACTCTTATTCCAAGGGTGATCGGACTTCGCAAAAAtctcctcatcttcttttATTAGAGAATGTCCTTGCTAGAATATCAAATGCGAGATTGGCGTCTAAATTTAGTTTCGCTCAATGGACCGAAGTTTGGAGTGATCTGAGAACCGCTCTTGGTGAAAATGACGAGTCAAATATCTCTAGTTATGAACTTACCGCTTCAACTTTGGTAGATTCTTTATTGAATTTGTTCAGCTCCTCAGTTGGTACCCAGGGAACAGTCTGTCAGTACTCTTTTATTAAAGTATTCTGTTCCCGATATAGTTCGTCACCCGAAGATGTTCCCTTAGTATTGCTGGTTAACAAATTACAAGAAGGTGTCTCACGTtctgaatcatttgaaattgtGACTTCTGGTGTTTCAACTGTAGGTGGTTTTGGAGGTAATCTTACTGGTGACATTATGAGCTCAAAAGCCTCATCTATGGCAAAGCAATTAAAAATGATGCTTATCTCTACCGACAAAAGAATACCCAAAAGCCATCGACAAATAGTGCTGAATATTCACGCCATTGCCACTTTTCGTTCGATAGAGACTTTTCTGAAAGCACGTATGGCTACCTTCAATAGGTTACGGGGAAACAATTCTGGTTTCTCGGCTCTTCAAGACCTCACATCAGATGAGGATGCTTCCAATTCATCCGAAGAAGACAATGATTCTGACTATCAGCTACAATTCAAGATCAATGGTGAAGTTATTCCCAAAGATGCTACTGTATACGGGGCTATTTACCGATCCCTTCAAAGATCGCCCGATGACAGTATTGATAgcaaaaaaatttggtCGGGTTTACCACACAAAGTAACctattggaaagaaaaacaatCGACGGAGTCACTGCCGAAATCAGATTTTCAGATTTCTACCAATGACACGGACGAAGATGGTTTATATCTGCTACAGGACAATTTTACTTATAAAATACTTCTTCTACTGAAGGTCTTGTTTGAGCTAAATCAAAATGCCCAGACTCCAGCTGTCTCCGAAGCGTTGTTTTTAAACTTTAAGGTGACGGCAAAACTTAATAGACAATTAGAAGAGCCTTTAGTTGTTGCAAGTGGCACCCTACCGATGTGGTGTGTCCATTTCACAAGAGAGTTTCCTTTCTTATTCCCATTGAGTACAAGATCTTTTTTTCTAAAGtctgtttcttttggttACTCAAGATTGATTCAGCACTGGCAAAATAGGAGCAATGAAGAAAATAGTAGATCCGACAGTGATAACGGCTTACAACTAGGTCGCCCATCTAGACACAAGGTAAGACTgtcaagaaaaaagttgTTACAGAGCTCGATAAAAGTACTTGAGACTTATGGCGATGTACCTAGTATCTTAGAGATCGAATATTTTGGTGAGGAAGGCACTGGTTTAGGGCCGACGTTGGAATTTTATGCTAACGTCTCCAAAGAGTTTACAAAGAATAAGCTTGGAATGTGGCGCACCTCAGATAAGGAAGCGATTTACGTTAGTTCCAAAACTGGACTTTTTCCAAGACCTATTGCCCTGGATGTGAACGAGATTCATAAACCCCTACATTTGTTCAAGGTGTTAGGAATCTTCGTTGCTAGGTCGTTGCTGGATTCTAGGATTATTGATTTCGAGTTCAATcccttcttttttcataCAGCAAAGAATATGGTCCTGGGAGTTCAAGAGAAATTAAACCGAAGGGTACTACTGGATCGCTTAGATGAAATTGACCCAGTATTGTCGAAATCATTACGGTATTTGCTGAAATTTGTCGAACAGTATCCTAATGTTCCACCAGACCTAAGAGACTCCATTACCGTTGAAGATTCTCCACTATCTAACCTTTCCCTAAATTATGTCTTGCCGGGATATCCCGATATTGAATTAACTGAAGATGGAGCCGATACTGAAATAACCCATGAAAACTTAGAAGATTACATAGACGAAGTTTTGGATTATACGCTTCAATATGGCATTGAACAACAGGTCAGATCGTTTATTGATGGATTTTCAACCGTTTTTCCTTACTCATCATTGCTAATATTTTCTGCTTCAGAGTTGGTTAAGTTGTTTGGTAACTCTAGTGAGGATTGGTCGTACGATACTGTCATGGCTAGCGTACATGCAGACCATGGTTACAGTATTGAATCTGCAGCTGTGCAAAATTTGATTCAGTTGATGTCTGAATTTACGAAAGACGAGCAAAGAATGTTTCTACAGTTTTTAACAGGATCACCTCGATTGCCGATTGGAGGATTTAAAGAACTTAAGCCCCAATTGACTGTGGTTCGCAAAACTACAGAAGACGGTCTTCTTCCTGACAATTATCTTCCAAGTGTTATGACTTGTGCCAATTACCTGAAACTACCTAATTACACAAACAAAGAGATAATGAGGCAAAGGATCATGCAAGCTATCAAAGAGGGAGCTGGGGCATTCCTACTATCATAG
- a CDS encoding mRNA turnover protein MRT4 produces MPRSKRSKLVTLAQTDKKGRDNKDRIFDEVRTALDTYKYVWVLRLDDVRTPVLQDVRSDWVGSKLLMGKRKVIQKALGETPEEEYKQNLHEIVDVFEGLIGLLFTNEDVNTVSTYFESYKKNDFCRAKEKSSISFTIPAGIIYSTGGQVSESEDVPLPHNLEPTFRNKYKIPTRIKAGKVVIDEPYKVCEKGDILNVTQALILKQFGIASSEFKIQMLAYYDSEKEQVICVGEKKN; encoded by the coding sequence ATGCCTagatcaaaaagatctAAGCTCGTGACTTTGGCCCAGACAGACAAAAAGGGCAGGGATAACAAAGACAGAATATTTGATGAAGTAAGAACTGCTCTGGATACATACAAATACGTTTGGGTTTTGAGACTTGATGATGTCAGAACACCAGTCCTTCAAGATGTGAGATCAGATTGGGTCGGATCCAAGCTGTTAAtgggaaagagaaaagttaTACAAAAAGCTTTGGGGGAAACACCTGAGGAAGAATATAAGCAAAACCTGcatgaaattgttgatgtttttgaAGGATTGATCGGATTATTATTCACTAATGAAGATGTCAACACTGTATCTACCTATTTTGAATCTTACAAGAAGAATGACTTTTGCAgagccaaagaaaagagttcaatttcttttaCAATTCCTGCGGGAATTATCTACTCTACTGGAGGGCAAGTTTCAGAGTCTGAAGACGTTCCTTTACCTCACAACTTGGAGCCAACtttcagaaacaaataCAAGATTCCAACGCGTATTAAGGCCGGTAAAGTTGTCATTGACGAGCCTTACAAAGTGTGCGAAAAAGGAGATATTTTGAATGTCACACAGGCtctgattttgaagcaGTTTGGTATAGCATCAAGTGAGTTCAAGATACAAATGTTGGCTTACTATGACTCTGAGAAGGAGCAAGTCATTTGTGTGGgggaaaagaaaaactaa
- a CDS encoding Putative protein serine/threonine kinase expressed at the end of meiosis, translating to MADDPLTYYELQSCVGKGNFGDVYKSINKVTHEVFAIKIINMEETEEDINILIQEINLLSQLRSPYFTNYVKTFVRGTTMWIVMEYCGGGSCSELLKYLGKLNEQCVALIIRDTLKGLEYLHSQRKIHRDVKAANILLTEKGEVKLADFGVSSQIGVTQVKRDTFVGTPFWMAPEIITCKNGYNEKVDIWSLGITTIELATGSPPLSENNPMKVLFDIPDLPAPLLKGDNYSCNIKAFVAACLQKNPKLRPSCNILSQTPFVTKIRRSTSLVPLILKKQEKMREKNITPRSRIPLEKLVNMTNGAREDYWQLSTIRTRGRNLSRSPMSPITGELSASNAMTEETTPELDMPSKKLQLGYSDYLKYVILYALDKVRSRASTEVTKLDVDTLKATMEEFEKRQPGISCALVEEIFFRVRDQRLFTVHESN from the exons ATGGCTGATGATCCTCTAACCTACTACGAGCTACAATCTTGCGTTGGTAAGGGAAATTTCGGGGATGTCTATAAATC TATTAATAAAGTCACGCATGAGGTGTTTGcaatcaaaatcattaatatggaagaaacagaagaagacatTAACATTCtcattcaagaaatcaatcTCCTTTCTCAGTTGAGGTCTCCTTACTTTACCAATTATGTGAAGACTTTTGTAAGGGGAACTACGATGTGGATAGTGATGGAGTATTGTGGTGGTGGATCTTGTAGTGAACTTCTGAAATATCTAGGAAAGTTAAATGAACAATGTGTGGCTCTCATCATTAGagatactttgaaaggACTAGAGTATTTGCATTCACAGAGAAAAATCCATAGGGATGTCAAAGCTGCAAACATCTTATTGACGGAAAAAGGCGAAGTGAAACTTGCCGACTTTGGAGTTAGTAGTCAGATTGGCGTCACTCAAGTCAAGAGGGACACATTTGTGGGCACCCCATTTTGGATGGCTCCGGAAATCATCACTTGCAAGAACGGGTACAATGAAAAAGTAGATATCTGGTCATTAGGGATAACTACTATAGAGTTAGCTACAGGATCCCCACCGCTATCGGAGAATAATCCAATGAAGGTCTTGTTTGACATTCCTGATCTTCCAGCACCTTTACTTAAAGGAGACAATTATTCTTGCAACATCAAAGCTTTTGTCGCAGCCTGCTTACaaaaaaatccaaagttACGTCCCAGTTGCAATATTTTATCGCAAACTCCGTTTGTGACCAAAATTCGAAGAAGTACTTCGTTGGTTCCTTTGATACTGAAGAAACAGGAGAAGATGAGAGAAAAAAACATCACACCCAGGTCAAGAATTCCATTGGAAAAACTGGTCAACATGACAAATGGGGCCAGGGAAGATTATTGGCAGCTATCCACTATTCGAACCAGAGGCAGAAATTTGTCAAGATCTCCGATGTCTCCAATCACAGGTGAACTCAGTGCGAGTAATGCCATGACTGAAGAAACTACCCCAGAGTTAGATATGCCTTCCAAAAAGCTACAATTGGGGTATTCGGATTATTTAAAGTACGTAATCCTTTATGCCTTGGATAAAGTTAGGAGCAGAGCCAGTACTGAAGTCACGAAGCTTGATGTGGATACTTTGAAGGCTACAATGGAAGAGTTTGAGAAAAGACAGCCTGGTATTAGTTGCGCACTAGTGGAAGAGATATTTTTCAGAGTTAGGGATCAACGACTTTTTACTGTTCATGAAAGTAACTGA